The Girardinichthys multiradiatus isolate DD_20200921_A chromosome Y, DD_fGirMul_XY1, whole genome shotgun sequence genome has a window encoding:
- the LOC124863835 gene encoding noggin-like: MDQPQHCATVCLLMLSLGLLMDTAICQHFYLLRPIPSDSLPVVDLKEDPDPVFDPKERDLNDTELRSILGDFDSRLLSVSPPVEDKHPGSDESDHFDIVKAGGVLPKEIRAVDFDVQIGKKHKPSKKLKRRLQQWLWAYTFCPVVYTWTDLGVRFWPRYVRVGGCVSKRSCSVPEGMVCRPANSAHLTVLRWRCVQRKSGLKCAWIPVQYPVITGCKCACAS, encoded by the coding sequence ATGGATCAGCCTCAGCATTGCGCAACCGTGTGTCTGCTGATGCTGTCTCTTGGACTCCTGATGGACACAGCGATCTGTCAGCACTTCTATCTTCTCCGCCCCATTCCGAGTGACAGTTTGCCGGTGGTGGATTTAAAGGAGGACCCGGATCCGGTCTTTGACCCCAAGGAACGGGACCTTAACGACACCGAGCTCAGGAGCATCCTGGGGGACTTTGACAGCCGCTTGCTGTCCGTGTCGCCTCCCGTGGAGGACAAACACCCGGGGTCCGACGAGTCTGATCACTTTGACATCGTGAAGGCGGGTGGAGTTCTGCCGAAGGAGATCCGGGCGGTGGATTTCGATGTGCAGATCGGCAAAAAGCACAAGCCGAGCAAGAAACTGAAGCGACGGCTGCAGCAGTGGCTGTGGGCCTACACCTTTTGCCCGGTGGTCTACACCTGGACCGACTTGGGCGTCAGGTTCTGGCCAAGGTACGTCCGGGTTGGTGGTTGCGTGAGTAAAAGGTCGTGTTCCGTTCCAGAGGGGATGGTATGTAGACCCGCGAACTCAGCGCACCTGACGGTGCTGAGGTGGAGGTGCGTGCAGAGGAAAAGCGGGCTGAAATGCGCGTGGATCCCGGTGCAGTACCCGGTCATCACAGGCTGCAAATGCGCCTGCGCCAGTTGA